A window of Salmo trutta chromosome 5, fSalTru1.1, whole genome shotgun sequence contains these coding sequences:
- the sgms2b gene encoding phosphatidylcholine:ceramide cholinephosphotransferase 2 has translation MHEEEEKPTRGHYHLEVSVTMESQPPPPPHIVPNGNPRGNPSSSTITDHIPNSKLNQDDRRTSGASSKSSRLIRSLSNGLRKHSDYIKISVPEGRSNRLPREWWKTGVAFVYALFNLILTTVIITVVHERVPDKSVSPPLPDKFFDYVDRVPWAFTVTEVNGMVLVGLWFIQWLFLKHKSIIGRRCFFMIGTLYMYRCVTMYITTLPVPGKHFTCAPKLYGDSEGMVWRILGLISGGGLSITGGHLMCGDFLYSGHTVTLTLAYLFIQEYSPKKMWWYVWLCWLLSAVGVVCILIGHEHYSIDVVFAYFITSRLFWWYHTMANTQALRGASNNYLSRTWWNPVFNFLERNVMETVPCAFSCPVSLPSAWCNINPCERYSMVEGDGNRDQ, from the exons ATGCACGAAGAGGAGGAGAAACCAACTAGAGGCCACTACCACCTAGAGGTCTCTGTGACAATGGAGTCCCAGCCGCCGCCACCTCCTCACATCGTCCCCAACGGCAACCCTCGCGGCAACCCTTCCTCATCAACGATAACGGACCACATCCCTAATTCCAAGCTTAACCAGGACGACCGACGGACTAGCGGAGCTAGCAGCAAATCCAGCCGGCTAATTCGGTCGCTTAGCAACGGTCTCCGGAAACATAGCGACTACATCAAGATTTCGGTACCGGAAGGCCGTAGCAACCGGTTGCCGCGCGAATGGTGGAAAACGGGGGTGGCGTTCGTGTATGCGCTATTCAACCTCATTCTGACCACCGTCATCATCACCGTCGTACACGAACGGGTACCGGATAAATCGGTCAGTCCGCCGTTACCGGATAAGTTCTTTGACTATGTGGACCGTGTACCGTGGGCGTTTACGGTAACCGAAGTCAACGGGATGGTGTTGGTGGGACTTTGGTTCATACAGTGGCTCTTCCTCAAACACAA GTCCATCATTGGTCGAAGGTGTTTCTTCATGATTGGAACGTTGTACATGTACCGTTGTGTCACCATGTATATCACCACGCTGCCTGTGCCTGGCAAACACTTCACCTGCGCTCCCAAG CTTTATGGTGACTCTGAAGGGATGGTGTGGCGTATTCTGGGTCTGATTAGTGGAGGAGGCCTGTCAATCACCGGGGGGCATCTCATGTGTGGAGACTTCCTCTACAGTGGACACACTGTAACCCTCACACTGGCATACCTGTTTATCCAAGAGT ACTCCCCCAAGAAGATGTGGTGGTACGTGTGGTTGTGCTGGTTGCTAAGTGCTGTGGGCGTGGTCTGTATCCTGATTGGTCATGAGCATTACAGCATTGATGTTGTCTTCGCCTACTTTATTACATCACGCCTCTTCTGGTGGTATCACACCATGGCCAACACACAg GCTCTACGCGGGGCATCTAACAACTACCTGTCAAGGACCTGGTGGAACCCCGTGTTTAACTTCCTGGAGCGTAACGTCATGGAAACCGTTCCCTGTGCCTTCTCCTGTCCCGTCTCTCTGCCCTCTGCATGGTGTAACATTAACCCCTGTGAGAGATACTCCATGGTAGAGGGGGATGGGAACAGAGACCAGTAG